Proteins from a genomic interval of Gordonia sp. SL306:
- a CDS encoding TetR/AcrR family transcriptional regulator codes for MSTLDDVETTRPQHGRAERTRAAILEATRRQFLERGYAGTTVNAIAASCGISRAGFYTYFKDKREVFGLLGERAYRDLRSVLASWDSFDEPDRVSDVRAFVRAYFGYLDRHGAFAMSATHSAPDDDEFRRGNTRMQTRLAWILGQAIGPPPDHSPEVVGSAAFGLLDRSWYTVRTQTVAIDEAEMVEFLTAVIHGMGARR; via the coding sequence ATGAGCACCCTCGACGACGTGGAAACCACTCGGCCGCAGCATGGTCGGGCCGAGCGAACGCGCGCCGCGATCCTGGAAGCGACTCGCCGGCAGTTTCTCGAGCGGGGCTATGCGGGAACGACCGTGAACGCCATCGCCGCATCATGTGGCATCTCGCGAGCGGGCTTCTACACCTACTTCAAGGACAAGCGTGAGGTGTTCGGCCTTCTCGGCGAGCGGGCTTACCGCGACCTCCGAAGCGTGTTGGCCTCGTGGGATTCGTTCGACGAGCCGGATCGGGTGTCGGACGTGCGTGCATTCGTGCGGGCGTACTTCGGCTACCTGGATCGCCACGGCGCGTTCGCCATGTCGGCGACACATTCGGCCCCCGATGACGACGAGTTCCGCCGCGGCAACACCCGGATGCAGACGCGCCTCGCGTGGATTCTCGGGCAGGCGATCGGCCCGCCGCCCGACCACTCGCCGGAGGTTGTCGGCAGCGCTGCATTCGGACTGCTCGACCGCTCTTGGTACACCGTCCGGACGCAGACAGTCGCGATCGACGAGGCCGAGATGGTCGAGTTTCTCACGGCAGTGATCCACGGGATGGGCGCTCGCAGATAG